A stretch of Desulfovibrio sp. TomC DNA encodes these proteins:
- a CDS encoding CHASE2 domain-containing protein, protein MSLRMALRGLLTLACGGWRSLGSRAELFLAGLLVTAAMTGLYLARPAWLEFQEAKLYDLMLTRQRPLLRSGLPLVVDIDEASLAEHGQWPWPRYRVALLLGRLRNAGVAAVGLDIVFAEPDRASPSAITGQLLRDLKLEVTVSGLPDALRDYDKVLADMLRAGPFALGYYQDFAKADDGFSPTVEKACPLPPARLSMAKTPDAKPLDACLPESSRIVCPLPALARAAPAAGFINTLPDRDNIVRKTPLVLEHQGRLTSSLALATVMEAFGVKNAVIRLTAGGIESLTLASETLGRRVIPLDAGGRLLINYRGPGGTFPHISAADVLGGRVDPEALRGRIVFVGASAAALRDLRASPLDRSMPGVEIHATVADMIAANDFLSQPDWAVAVELTALIAMGLLSAALLGFAPAAVLLLPFAALAAGSWLGAASLLAHARLYVSPLFPLLVLALNFAILTFLKFWREERQKRFLHGAFARYVAPAVVARIVARPQDLTLSGEERDITILFSDVRGFTSISERLSPSQVSELLHRYFTPMTRIIVSHLGTMDKFIGDAIMAFWNAPVPVPNHPAQAVRAALEMTVRLAALNEAFRRDFGFAIACGIGLHRGRVRVGNFGSEDLFDYTVIGDAVNLASRLEGLTKFYGVRVLATDSLRHEAISEAAFIEIDLVRVKGKTVPVMLYSVISHEERRQRAGELDAAEAARKLYTSRKFADAATAYAKLAADHDRRFYAIFAERAAHLRDTPPPESWDGVFEHTAK, encoded by the coding sequence GTGTCGCTACGGATGGCCTTGCGAGGGCTGTTGACCCTGGCCTGCGGGGGTTGGCGCTCACTGGGTTCTCGTGCGGAGCTGTTTTTGGCCGGCTTGCTCGTGACGGCGGCCATGACCGGGCTGTATCTGGCCCGGCCGGCCTGGCTGGAATTCCAGGAGGCCAAGCTTTATGACCTGATGCTCACCCGGCAGCGGCCGCTTCTCCGCAGCGGCCTCCCCCTGGTGGTGGACATCGACGAAGCCAGTCTGGCCGAGCATGGGCAATGGCCCTGGCCGCGCTACCGGGTGGCCCTGCTCCTTGGCCGCCTGCGCAATGCCGGCGTGGCGGCCGTCGGCCTCGACATCGTCTTTGCCGAGCCGGACCGGGCCTCGCCAAGCGCCATCACCGGCCAGCTCCTGCGCGACCTCAAACTGGAGGTGACGGTTTCGGGCCTGCCCGACGCCCTGCGCGACTATGACAAGGTCCTGGCCGACATGTTGCGGGCCGGCCCTTTTGCCCTGGGGTACTATCAAGATTTCGCCAAAGCCGACGACGGATTCAGTCCGACCGTAGAGAAAGCCTGCCCCCTGCCGCCGGCCCGGCTGTCCATGGCCAAGACGCCCGACGCCAAACCGCTCGATGCCTGTCTTCCCGAGTCCAGCCGCATTGTGTGTCCCTTGCCGGCCCTGGCCAGGGCGGCCCCGGCGGCAGGCTTTATCAACACCCTGCCGGACCGCGACAACATCGTACGCAAAACGCCTCTGGTTCTGGAACACCAGGGCCGCCTGACCAGCAGTCTGGCCCTGGCTACGGTCATGGAGGCGTTTGGGGTCAAAAATGCCGTGATCCGCCTGACGGCCGGCGGCATCGAATCCCTGACCCTGGCCAGCGAGACCCTGGGCCGACGGGTCATTCCCCTGGATGCCGGGGGCCGGTTGCTCATCAACTACCGGGGGCCGGGCGGAACCTTTCCCCACATCAGCGCCGCTGACGTGCTGGGCGGCCGGGTCGATCCGGAAGCCTTGCGCGGACGCATCGTCTTTGTCGGCGCATCGGCCGCAGCCCTGCGCGACCTGCGGGCCTCGCCCCTGGACCGGTCCATGCCCGGGGTCGAAATCCACGCCACCGTCGCCGACATGATCGCGGCCAATGATTTCCTGTCCCAACCCGATTGGGCCGTGGCCGTGGAACTGACAGCGCTCATTGCCATGGGCCTGCTCTCGGCCGCACTCCTCGGCTTTGCCCCGGCCGCGGTGCTGCTGTTGCCCTTTGCCGCCCTGGCTGCCGGGAGCTGGCTTGGCGCGGCCAGCCTGCTGGCTCATGCCCGGCTGTATGTCTCGCCGCTGTTCCCGCTCCTGGTCTTGGCGCTCAATTTTGCCATCCTGACCTTTCTCAAATTCTGGCGTGAGGAGCGGCAAAAACGCTTTCTCCACGGAGCCTTTGCCCGCTATGTGGCCCCGGCCGTGGTGGCGCGCATTGTGGCCCGCCCCCAGGACCTGACTCTTTCCGGAGAAGAACGCGACATCACCATCCTTTTTTCCGATGTGCGCGGGTTCACCTCCATCTCCGAGCGCCTGTCCCCCAGCCAGGTCTCGGAACTGCTCCACCGCTACTTCACCCCCATGACCCGCATCATCGTCTCCCACCTCGGCACCATGGACAAGTTTATCGGCGACGCTATCATGGCCTTCTGGAACGCCCCTGTGCCCGTGCCGAACCATCCGGCCCAGGCGGTTCGGGCCGCTTTGGAAATGACCGTGCGCCTTGCCGCCTTAAACGAAGCGTTTCGCCGCGACTTCGGCTTCGCCATCGCCTGCGGCATCGGGTTGCACCGGGGCCGGGTGCGGGTCGGCAACTTTGGCTCCGAAGATCTTTTTGACTATACCGTCATCGGCGACGCCGTGAATCTGGCCTCGCGCCTGGAGGGTCTGACCAAATTTTACGGCGTGCGGGTGCTGGCCACGGACAGCCTGCGCCATGAGGCGATTTCCGAAGCCGCCTTTATTGAAATCGATCTGGTGCGGGTCAAAGGCAAGACCGTGCCAGTGATGCTCTACTCGGTTATAAGCCACGAGGAACGCCGGCAGCGGGCTGGGGAGCTCGACGCTGCCGAGGCGGCCAGAAAGCTCTACACCAGCCGCAAGTTTGCCGACGCCGCTACGGCCTATGCCAAGCTGGCGGCTGACCATGACCGTCGATTCTATGCCATCTTCGCCGAACGGGCCGCCCACCTGCGGGATACCCCGCCACCGGAGAGCTGGGACGGCGTTTTCGAGCATACCGCCAAATAA
- a CDS encoding 4Fe-4S binding protein has translation MTVSALFQEAYTGLKSLVIGLGITGKAFCQPGVTVIYPKEEVDNLSTFRGHVELIGKDEDPAVPRCVACGACVKACPSNCLTILCPVPAKEGEEAGPVVMGPAPQKGSKTPGAVIVDFSLCSLCGQCAKACPVDSLQFSDNPYMVRLDRREFQIDLLARLRRQAEQD, from the coding sequence ATGACCGTATCTGCGCTGTTTCAGGAGGCCTACACCGGACTGAAAAGCCTGGTGATCGGCCTTGGCATTACGGGAAAAGCCTTTTGCCAGCCCGGCGTCACGGTGATCTATCCCAAGGAAGAAGTGGACAATCTGTCCACCTTCCGGGGCCATGTGGAGCTTATTGGCAAGGATGAAGACCCGGCTGTGCCGCGCTGCGTGGCCTGCGGGGCCTGTGTGAAGGCCTGCCCGTCCAATTGCCTCACCATCCTGTGTCCGGTTCCGGCCAAGGAAGGGGAGGAGGCCGGTCCCGTGGTCATGGGACCGGCGCCGCAGAAAGGCAGCAAGACGCCCGGGGCCGTTATCGTGGACTTCTCGTTGTGCAGCCTGTGCGGCCAATGCGCCAAGGCCTGCCCGGTGGATTCCCTGCAGTTCTCCGACAACCCGTACATGGTGCGTCTGGATCGTCGGGAGTTTCAGATCGACCTGCTGGCCAGACTGCGCCGGCAGGCCGAACAAGACTAA
- the nuoH gene encoding NADH-quinone oxidoreductase subunit NuoH, which translates to MTPDLLSFDHPLTRLVVGLLCVFAFVGLNGLVLVWVERKVAGFVQLRPGPLHVGPYGLLQPIVDAVKLIGKQLAMPEGADRYLYWAAPLLAFAPVTVCFLPLPFGPDLAPMRLNIGLVLILAFSGLGVLSLILAGWGSNNKWGLLGAARAVAQSVAYEVPLLLSVMAVALTAGSLDLYQITAQQGGWPWQWYGVKNPLAFFIFLVCAVAETNRAPFDLPEAESELTAGFHTEYSGMGFGLFFLAEYANMIVVSGVAAALFLGGWQGPFLPGIMWFLVKVYAILLLMIWMRWTFPRVRFDQLLNLSWKWLTPLALIDLVLVVIVAGFGG; encoded by the coding sequence ATGACCCCCGATCTTTTGAGCTTCGACCATCCCCTGACGCGCCTTGTCGTCGGGCTGTTGTGTGTGTTCGCTTTCGTCGGCTTAAACGGACTGGTCCTGGTGTGGGTGGAACGCAAGGTGGCCGGCTTTGTCCAGCTGCGCCCGGGTCCCCTTCATGTCGGTCCCTACGGCCTGCTGCAACCCATTGTTGACGCGGTGAAACTGATCGGCAAACAGCTGGCCATGCCGGAGGGCGCGGACCGCTACCTCTACTGGGCCGCGCCGCTTTTGGCCTTTGCCCCGGTCACGGTCTGTTTCCTGCCGCTGCCCTTTGGTCCGGACCTCGCTCCCATGCGGCTCAATATCGGCCTGGTCCTCATCCTGGCCTTTTCCGGCCTCGGCGTGCTGTCGCTGATCCTGGCCGGCTGGGGTTCCAACAACAAGTGGGGCCTTTTGGGCGCGGCCCGGGCCGTGGCCCAGTCCGTGGCCTATGAGGTGCCGCTGTTGCTGTCGGTCATGGCCGTGGCCCTGACTGCCGGGTCCCTTGATCTCTATCAGATCACGGCCCAGCAGGGCGGCTGGCCCTGGCAGTGGTATGGCGTCAAAAACCCGCTGGCCTTTTTCATCTTCCTGGTCTGCGCCGTGGCCGAGACCAACCGCGCTCCCTTTGACCTGCCCGAAGCCGAATCCGAACTGACGGCCGGCTTTCACACGGAATACTCGGGCATGGGATTTGGCCTGTTTTTCCTGGCCGAATACGCCAACATGATCGTGGTTTCCGGTGTGGCCGCCGCTCTTTTCCTGGGCGGCTGGCAGGGACCGTTTTTGCCGGGCATCATGTGGTTTCTGGTCAAGGTCTACGCCATTTTGCTCCTTATGATCTGGATGCGCTGGACGTTTCCCCGCGTGCGTTTCGACCAGCTCTTAAACCTCAGCTGGAAGTGGCTCACCCCCCTGGCCCTGATTGATCTGGTGCTGGTGGTGATCGTGGCCGGATTTGGAGGCTGA
- a CDS encoding NADH-quinone oxidoreductase subunit D, translating to MQAFDPKKLAQDPTSVRFEPGPTEDKLILSMGPQHPSTHGVLRILLELDGEYIVRAEPVLGYIHRMHEWMAEQKTYFQFMPNMGRVDYLHAMAWNWAYAGSVERLAGIEVPERAEYIRVAVTELNRISSHLLWWGAYLLDLGAFTPIMYAFDDREFLLDILQAVTGSRLTYSYFTFGGVYSDVPDDFAPRCLAFVRQLRSRLPMYRDLVTDNVILRGRCEGIGEMDVELARQYGATGPVIRGSGAPVDTRRAEPYGVYGRFEFPIPTYPQGDAMARYMVRMDELETSCSIIEQAVTNLPEGPIAAKVPKTIKPPKGEACYAVEGARGKILVHVRSDGGPKPYRVKLRAPGFSNLSVFCELARGTLLADAVSILGSLDLVIPEIDR from the coding sequence ATGCAAGCCTTTGATCCCAAAAAATTGGCGCAAGACCCCACGTCGGTGCGCTTTGAACCGGGTCCCACCGAAGACAAGCTGATCCTCAGCATGGGACCGCAGCATCCCTCCACCCACGGGGTTCTGCGTATCCTGCTCGAACTCGACGGCGAGTACATTGTCCGGGCCGAGCCGGTGCTGGGCTACATCCACCGGATGCACGAGTGGATGGCCGAACAGAAAACCTACTTCCAGTTCATGCCCAACATGGGCCGGGTGGACTACCTCCACGCCATGGCCTGGAACTGGGCCTATGCCGGGTCGGTGGAACGGCTGGCCGGCATTGAGGTGCCCGAGCGGGCCGAGTACATCCGGGTGGCGGTGACGGAACTCAACCGCATAAGCTCCCACCTGCTCTGGTGGGGAGCCTATCTCCTCGACCTCGGGGCCTTTACCCCCATCATGTACGCCTTCGACGACCGGGAGTTTCTCCTGGACATCCTGCAGGCCGTCACCGGCTCGCGCCTGACCTATTCCTACTTCACCTTCGGCGGCGTTTACAGCGACGTGCCCGACGACTTCGCCCCGCGCTGTCTGGCCTTTGTCCGGCAGTTGCGCTCACGCCTGCCCATGTACCGCGATCTGGTCACGGATAACGTGATCCTGCGCGGGCGCTGCGAAGGCATCGGCGAGATGGACGTGGAACTGGCGAGGCAGTACGGGGCCACCGGTCCGGTCATTCGCGGCTCCGGCGCGCCGGTCGATACCCGCCGGGCCGAACCGTACGGCGTCTACGGCCGCTTCGAGTTCCCCATCCCGACCTATCCCCAGGGTGACGCCATGGCCCGGTACATGGTGCGCATGGACGAGCTGGAAACGAGCTGTTCGATCATTGAGCAGGCCGTGACCAACCTGCCGGAAGGGCCCATTGCGGCCAAGGTGCCAAAGACCATCAAACCGCCCAAGGGCGAGGCCTGCTACGCCGTCGAAGGCGCGCGCGGCAAGATTCTCGTCCATGTCCGGTCCGATGGCGGTCCCAAGCCCTACCGGGTGAAGCTTCGCGCCCCGGGCTTTTCCAACCTGAGTGTGTTCTGCGAGCTGGCCAGGGGAACGCTTCTGGCTGACGCCGTGTCCATTCTGGGCAGCCTGGACCTTGTTATCCCGGAGATCGACCGATGA
- a CDS encoding NADH-quinone oxidoreductase subunit C has translation MIPAFVAKMGPVCTAPMDHAATGMTLSVTVDAKAVVEAMTVLDAEGYLLEDVMASDLQEGFEITYHLSLLDGANRIVVRALVPHDAPSLPTISAVYPGADWHERECFDFYGIDFAGHPNLHYLLLPENFGSHPLIKAEKARKSLADLMPLGYLVDCGLAEPEAEKPKPAKVVKAAKTEDA, from the coding sequence ATGATCCCGGCTTTTGTCGCCAAAATGGGACCGGTATGCACCGCCCCCATGGACCATGCCGCCACCGGCATGACCCTGTCCGTCACTGTTGACGCCAAGGCTGTTGTGGAAGCCATGACGGTTCTTGACGCCGAAGGGTATCTCCTCGAAGACGTCATGGCCTCCGATCTTCAGGAAGGCTTTGAAATCACCTATCACCTGAGCCTGCTCGACGGGGCCAACCGCATTGTGGTGCGCGCCCTTGTTCCCCACGATGCGCCAAGCCTGCCGACCATCAGCGCCGTCTACCCCGGCGCGGACTGGCACGAGCGGGAGTGCTTCGATTTCTACGGCATTGACTTCGCCGGGCATCCCAACCTGCACTATCTGCTTTTGCCCGAGAACTTCGGCAGCCATCCACTGATCAAGGCGGAGAAAGCCAGGAAATCCCTGGCCGACCTCATGCCCCTTGGCTACCTCGTGGACTGCGGTCTGGCCGAACCCGAAGCGGAAAAGCCCAAGCCCGCCAAGGTGGTCAAGGCCGCCAAAACCGAAGACGCCTAA
- a CDS encoding NADH-quinone oxidoreductase subunit B, translating into MAPQDPYCTPAVTTVDPALVATPAVQKLVDVCRAMSIWPMTFGLACCAIEMMAVGMARFDIARYGAEVFRPSPRQSDLMIVAGTVNKKMAPAVVRLYEQMPAPRYVMALGNCAISGGPFNIEGQYNVIQGVDTLIPVDVYVPGCPPRPEALLEGLFALQQKITGRRWWQVPQGGEQ; encoded by the coding sequence ATGGCCCCGCAAGATCCATATTGCACCCCGGCCGTAACCACGGTCGATCCGGCCCTGGTCGCCACGCCGGCGGTCCAGAAGCTGGTGGATGTCTGCCGGGCCATGTCCATCTGGCCCATGACCTTTGGTCTGGCCTGCTGCGCCATCGAAATGATGGCCGTTGGCATGGCCCGCTTCGACATCGCCCGCTACGGCGCGGAAGTCTTCCGGCCCTCGCCGCGCCAGTCCGATCTCATGATCGTGGCCGGCACGGTGAACAAGAAGATGGCCCCGGCCGTGGTTCGCCTCTACGAGCAGATGCCGGCCCCGCGCTACGTCATGGCCCTTGGCAACTGCGCCATCTCCGGCGGCCCGTTTAACATCGAAGGCCAGTACAACGTCATCCAGGGCGTGGACACCCTGATCCCGGTCGACGTCTATGTGCCCGGCTGTCCGCCCCGGCCCGAGGCCCTGCTGGAAGGGCTTTTTGCCCTGCAGCAGAAGATCACCGGCCGTCGCTGGTGGCAGGTCCCCCAGGGAGGTGAGCAATGA
- a CDS encoding NADH-quinone oxidoreductase subunit A — MVFTWLQAAILLFFLGGILFAAGPLIGSLLLAPKAKGGALGETYECGVPTHGRSWVKFGINYYFYALIFLAFEVDILYLFPVAAAYASPQGLGTTIRLLVFLAVLAAAIVYFMRKGVFTWPRKIHIAPRP; from the coding sequence ATGGTCTTTACCTGGTTACAAGCGGCGATACTGCTCTTCTTCCTGGGTGGCATCCTATTTGCCGCAGGCCCGCTCATCGGCTCGCTGCTCTTGGCCCCCAAGGCCAAGGGCGGGGCGCTTGGCGAAACCTATGAGTGCGGCGTGCCCACGCACGGACGTTCCTGGGTCAAATTCGGCATCAACTACTACTTCTACGCCCTGATCTTTTTGGCCTTCGAGGTGGATATCCTCTACCTCTTCCCGGTGGCGGCGGCCTATGCCTCGCCCCAGGGTCTGGGCACGACCATTCGGCTGCTGGTGTTTCTCGCGGTGCTCGCCGCCGCCATCGTCTACTTCATGCGCAAGGGAGTGTTCACATGGCCCCGCAAGATCCATATTGCACCCCGGCCGTAA
- a CDS encoding NADH-quinone oxidoreductase subunit N, with amino-acid sequence MSIFALLPELWLLGLVCALFVASVSDRKQSVMSWLPLAAGLGVVAAAVSLGARGEYLYATYKLDALSQFFKLVISFGFAVVAGIASGNKDDKDLTPDYFMLLALSAWGLMLLSSCVELITLYLALELSSYSLYALIPLRGQDRRAAEAGIKYILFGAAVTALALFGLSYIMAAKHTTFIAALAASSWSFADAPLAVLGLTLFLAGFFYKLALFPFHFWCPDVYQGAKNETAAYVATIPKLGAVVVLVRLSAFIAPHLEVTTTLAILGAISMTAGNLAALVQRDLKRLLGFSSVAHAGYVMLGLAAGSAAGMSAAAFYSLAYILMNLAAFYVVCAIAKNGENPSLDDLDGLYRRAPALAMILAIAAFSLVGLPPTAGFAGKLFLLSAAWDQGYHWLVIVAVLNTAISIYYYLGMVRHAYTGESEAPALAQPRGYLIFGGVLAALVLLLGILPAPLYDLAAQAAVHLHP; translated from the coding sequence ATGAGCATCTTCGCACTGTTGCCGGAATTGTGGCTGCTTGGGCTGGTCTGCGCGCTCTTTGTCGCCAGCGTAAGCGACCGTAAACAGTCGGTCATGTCCTGGCTGCCCCTGGCTGCGGGCCTGGGCGTGGTGGCCGCCGCCGTGTCGCTTGGCGCGCGGGGGGAGTACCTGTACGCAACCTATAAGCTTGACGCCTTGTCCCAGTTCTTCAAGCTGGTCATCAGTTTTGGCTTCGCCGTGGTGGCCGGCATCGCTTCGGGCAACAAGGACGACAAGGACCTGACCCCGGACTATTTCATGCTGCTGGCCCTGTCGGCCTGGGGACTGATGCTGTTGTCCTCGTGCGTGGAACTCATCACCCTGTATCTGGCGCTGGAACTGTCCTCCTACAGCCTGTACGCGCTTATTCCGCTGCGCGGCCAGGACAGACGGGCGGCTGAGGCCGGCATCAAATACATCCTGTTTGGCGCGGCCGTGACCGCCCTGGCCCTGTTTGGCCTGTCCTATATCATGGCGGCCAAGCACACGACCTTCATTGCGGCCCTGGCCGCCTCGTCCTGGAGCTTTGCCGACGCGCCCCTGGCCGTCCTTGGCCTGACACTGTTCCTGGCCGGGTTCTTCTACAAGCTGGCCCTGTTTCCGTTCCACTTCTGGTGCCCGGACGTCTACCAGGGAGCCAAGAACGAGACGGCCGCCTACGTGGCCACCATTCCCAAGCTCGGGGCCGTGGTGGTCCTGGTGCGCCTGTCCGCCTTTATCGCCCCGCACCTGGAAGTGACCACCACGCTGGCCATCCTCGGGGCCATTTCCATGACCGCCGGCAATCTGGCCGCCCTGGTTCAGCGCGACCTCAAGCGCCTCCTGGGCTTTTCCTCGGTGGCCCACGCCGGCTACGTCATGCTCGGTCTGGCCGCCGGCTCGGCCGCCGGCATGTCGGCTGCGGCCTTTTACAGCCTGGCTTACATCCTCATGAACCTGGCCGCCTTCTACGTCGTGTGCGCCATTGCCAAAAACGGCGAGAACCCGAGTCTCGACGACCTGGACGGCCTGTACCGGCGCGCTCCGGCCCTGGCCATGATCCTGGCCATTGCCGCCTTCTCCCTGGTCGGCCTGCCGCCGACCGCCGGGTTTGCCGGCAAGCTCTTCCTGCTCTCGGCCGCCTGGGACCAGGGTTACCACTGGCTGGTCATCGTGGCTGTGCTCAATACGGCCATCTCCATCTATTACTACCTGGGCATGGTCCGTCATGCCTATACCGGCGAGTCCGAGGCTCCGGCCCTGGCCCAACCGCGCGGGTATCTGATCTTTGGCGGGGTGCTGGCAGCGCTCGTGCTGCTGCTCGGTATTCTGCCGGCGCCGCTGTATGATCTGGCGGCCCAGGCTGCGGTGCATCTGCATCCGTAA
- a CDS encoding complex I subunit 4 family protein, which translates to MMTQNGFPVVTALIVLPLVAAAALLFLRREWPVRMVTLAVGILECLLALPLLGYAPNGPAFQFVEQAAWLPALGMTYHLGVDGLSLYMILLTVLMLPLCVLGSWTYISKRVTEFHFCLLLMTSACIGVFAALDFVLFYVFWEAMLVPMYLLIAVWGGPRRRYASIKFFLYTLAGSTLLLAAIVAFRQVGGTFSIPDLMEQSYGFKFQFWAFLAMALAFAIKVPMFPFHTWLPAAHVEAPAAGSVLLAAILLKMGTYGFLRFCLPLTPAATETFAPFMIALSIAGIIYGGCIALGQTDIKKLIAYSSVGHMGFVTLGIFLLSTKGVSGAILQMLNHGITTGGLFMMIGLLYERSHSREIGDNQGLGKFMPIFMFLFGLFSFSSLAFPGTNSFVGEVLVLIGAFQGNTWIGFAAVPGAMLAAAYMLRLLQRVTWGEPSAYKASWKDLGVREWVTLAPLAALVFYIGLAPALAITTIEPSIDRTLAAMHTKNMALGLTKDMPLAERWRLTGPLAVAGVSDFIRKEHP; encoded by the coding sequence ATGATGACGCAAAACGGATTTCCGGTGGTGACGGCGCTGATCGTCCTGCCGCTGGTGGCGGCCGCGGCGCTGCTGTTTCTGCGCCGGGAGTGGCCGGTGCGCATGGTCACGCTGGCGGTGGGCATTCTCGAATGTCTGCTGGCTCTGCCGCTGCTCGGCTATGCGCCTAACGGACCGGCCTTCCAGTTCGTGGAACAGGCCGCCTGGCTGCCGGCGCTGGGCATGACCTACCACCTCGGCGTGGACGGGCTGAGCCTGTATATGATCCTTTTAACGGTGCTCATGCTCCCCCTTTGCGTGCTGGGGTCCTGGACCTACATCAGCAAACGGGTGACCGAGTTCCATTTCTGCCTGCTGCTTATGACCTCGGCCTGTATCGGGGTCTTTGCGGCCCTGGACTTTGTCCTGTTCTACGTCTTCTGGGAGGCCATGCTGGTCCCCATGTACCTCTTGATTGCGGTGTGGGGCGGCCCCCGGCGGCGCTACGCCTCCATCAAGTTCTTCCTCTACACCCTGGCCGGCTCAACCCTGCTGTTGGCCGCCATCGTGGCCTTCCGCCAGGTGGGCGGCACCTTCTCCATCCCGGACCTGATGGAACAGTCCTACGGCTTCAAGTTCCAGTTCTGGGCCTTTCTGGCCATGGCCCTGGCCTTTGCCATCAAGGTCCCCATGTTCCCGTTCCATACCTGGCTGCCAGCCGCCCACGTCGAGGCCCCGGCCGCCGGCAGCGTGCTGCTGGCCGCCATCCTGCTCAAAATGGGCACGTATGGCTTCCTGCGCTTCTGCCTGCCGCTGACCCCGGCGGCAACCGAGACCTTCGCGCCGTTCATGATTGCCCTGTCCATCGCCGGCATCATCTACGGCGGCTGTATCGCGCTGGGCCAGACCGACATCAAAAAGCTCATCGCCTACTCCTCGGTGGGGCACATGGGCTTTGTGACCCTCGGCATCTTCCTTTTGAGCACCAAGGGCGTGTCCGGCGCGATTCTGCAGATGCTCAACCACGGCATCACCACCGGCGGCCTGTTCATGATGATCGGCCTGCTCTATGAGCGCAGCCACAGCCGGGAGATCGGCGACAACCAGGGACTGGGCAAGTTCATGCCCATCTTCATGTTCCTGTTTGGCCTGTTCTCCTTTTCCTCCCTGGCCTTCCCCGGCACCAACAGCTTCGTTGGCGAGGTGCTGGTCCTTATTGGCGCTTTCCAGGGCAATACCTGGATCGGTTTTGCCGCCGTGCCCGGAGCCATGCTGGCCGCCGCCTACATGTTGCGCCTTTTGCAGCGGGTGACCTGGGGCGAACCTTCGGCTTACAAGGCCTCCTGGAAGGACCTTGGTGTCCGGGAGTGGGTGACCCTTGCCCCCCTGGCCGCCCTGGTCTTCTATATCGGTCTGGCCCCGGCCCTGGCCATCACCACCATCGAGCCGTCCATTGACCGCACCCTGGCCGCCATGCACACCAAAAACATGGCCCTGGGACTGACCAAAGACATGCCCCTGGCCGAGCGCTGGCGTCTGACCGGACCGCTCGCCGTGGCCGGCGTCTCGGATTTCATCCGCAAGGAGCATCCATGA